A stretch of Henckelia pumila isolate YLH828 chromosome 4, ASM3356847v2, whole genome shotgun sequence DNA encodes these proteins:
- the LOC140862243 gene encoding uncharacterized protein, which yields MSLFVKKVGKFIRINQEGSHRRNFQKKDSVEEPRSCFNCGKTGHFIADCPKPKNLDKRKSSRNDRHISRQKHEALVSKDSKAKWAETDSDSEGSNGSSSSSDDEEEVKFLMANDHELPSTSEQVFDFSSEEFTREELIKALHDMENEYHQLSLAFDEVRAKQKDLQDNSTEISFEQSVEISCLETEIAVLRTKNEQLKSDIRNLTTEKHSMDEIIRSWNKSLSLLTEMNDSQRPLHDKTGLGFGKTIEIGESSTLPKLNMCKGRDCESPKQTKAYQPNIMRGNRNQYHNQNPVQKRYRNFKDIGKGKKHTVSQAHFTPPSKASNLVRTYRNTETGKLVKVFQEVGIKEKEEESWYLDSGCSRHMTENNELLSKLVEFNGPIITFGDNSKGKTVGKGKIIHGNIIIQDVLLVETLKYNLLSISQMCDYGHSVEFQKLNCIIKDASGNIILTGNRYGNTYKVCWNIQSSKQVCLVASNSKRNWIWHKRLNHLNFKSIASLSKLELVTGLPKIDFSKDKVFSACQFGKQVRSSFKNKGYNSSSRCLELLHMDLFGPIPIFGSKCFIHNNGKNHLTAFDAKSDEGIFLGYSSISKAYRVFNKKTLNVEESTHVIFDEDLTTDVVTNIHQLSDLFQEIQLENGDQDESEDEASPLTRILQTPEPELVDPAAVEHNIDEPVDIHQTHSIENIEEQHRETQDHHTHYENPEPDQNNLSNQDIEAQVISENQFNTRLKWSKKHPLTSVIGNPTASLRTRGQMIKELLHAAFISQVEPKKIEEALADSCWIDAMQEELNQFTRNAVWDLVPRPTHQSVIGTRWVFRNKLNEEGTVVRNKARLVAQGYRQEEGIDYDETYAPVARLEAIRIFLAYASFKNFKVYQMDVKSAFLNGKLQEEVFVEQPPGFTNHQFSDHVYHLNKALYGLKQAPRSWKNSK from the exons ATGTCATTATTTGTAAAGAAAGTTGGCAAGTTCATCAGAATAAACCAAGAAGGATCACACAGAAGAAACTTTCAAAAGAAAGATTCAGTTGAAGAACCAAGAAGCTGTTTCAACTGTGGGAAAACAGGACACTTCATTGCCGATTGTCCCAAGCCAAAGAACCTTGACAAAAGAAAAAGTTCAAGGAATGATAGACACATCTCAAGACAGAAGCATGAAGCATTGGTTTCAAAGGACAGCAAAGCTAAGTGGGCTGAAACAGATAGTGATTCAGAAGGATCAAATGGCTCCTCTAGCTCAAGTGATGACGAAGAAGAAGTCAAATTTCTTATGGCAAACGATCATGAACTTCCATCCACCAGTGAACAGGTATTTGACTTTAGCTCTGAGGAATTTACCAGAGAAGAGCTAATCAAAGCTCTTCATGATATGGAAAATGAATATCATCAACTGTCCTTAGCATTCGATGAAGTTAGAGCAAAGCAAAAGGATCTGCAAGACAACTCAACTGAAATCTCCTTTGAACAATCAGTTGAGATAAGCTGTCTTGAAACAGAGATTGCTGTGCTCCGAACGAAGAATGAACAGCTCAAGAGTGATATAAGGAATCTTACAACTGAAAAACATAGCATGGATGAAATAATAAGATCATGGAATAAATCTTTGAGCCTGTTGACAGAAATGAATGATTCACAAAGACCACTCCATGACAAAACTGGTCTTGGATTTGGTAAGACAATAGAAATTGGTGAATCAAGTACTCTACCCAAACTGAATATGTGCAAAG GTAGAGATTGCGAAAGTCCTAAACAGACTAAGGCATATCAACCTAATATCATGAGAGGAAATAGAAATCAATACCATAATCAAAATCCAGTTCAAAAGCGATATAGAAATTTCAAGGATATTGGAAAAGGCAAAAAACATACAGTTTCACAAGCACATTTCACTCCACCATCTAAAGCATCTAACTTAGTACGTACCTATAGGAACACAGAAACTGGTAAACTTGTTAAAGTATTCCAG GAAGTAGGTATcaaggaaaaagaagaagaatcaTGGTACCTAGATAGTGGATGCTCAAGGCACATGACCGAAAATAATGAACTACTATCCAAACTTGTTGAATTCAATGGTCCAATTATCACCTTTGGTGACAATTCAAAGggtaagaccgtgggtaagggtaagattatccacggAAACATTATCATTCAAGATGTTCTATTGGTTGAAACTCTCAAATATAATTTACTCAGCATTAGTCAAATGTGTGATTACGGGCACTCTGTCGAATTTCAAAAGTTGAACTGTATTATTAAAGATGCCTCTGGTAACATCATTTTGACAGGAAACCGATATGGAAACACCTATAAAGTATGCTGGAATATTCAGTCTAGCAAACAAGTCTGCCTCGTAGCTTCCAATTCTAAGCGCAACTGGATTTGGCACAAGCGACTGAATCACcttaatttcaaatcaattgcCAGTCTGAGTAAGCTCGAGCTAGTAACAGGACTgcctaaaattgatttttcaaaagacaaagttttcTCAGCTTGTCAATTTGGGAAGCAAGTTAGGTCATCTTTTAAAAACAAGGGTTATAACTCATCTTCCCGATGCTTGGAACTGCTTCATATGGACTTATTTGGTCCAATTCCA ATCTTCGGGAGTAAATGCTTcatccacaacaatggtaaaAATCATCTGACTGCATTTGATGCGAAGTCAGATGAGGGTATTTTTCTAggatattcatcaatcagtaaAGCTTATAGAGTCTTCaacaaaaaaactctaaatgttgaagaatcaaCTCATGTCATCTTTGATGAAGATCTTACTACTGATGTTGTAACTAATATTCATCAACTCTCAGATCTATTTCAGGAAATTCAATTAGAAAACGGTGATCAGGATGAAAGTGAAGACGAAGCTTCACCACTCACAAGAATTCTTCAAACTCCTGAACCAGAACTAGTGGACCCAGCAGCTGTGGAACATAACATTGATGAACCAGTTGACATCCATCAAACTCACTCAATTGAGAATATTGAAGAACAACATCGTGAAACTCAGGATCACCACACTCACTATGAGAACCCAGAGCCTGACCAAAACAACTTGTCCAATCAAGATATAGAAGCACAAGTGATTAGTGAAAATCAGTTTAATACTAGACTGAAATGGTCTAAAAAGCATCCACTCACTTCTGTTATAGGCAATCCAACGGCGTCACTAAGGACTCGAGGACAAATGATTAAAGAACTTCTTCACGCAGcatttatatctcaagtagagccaaagaaaattgaagaagcaTTGGCTGACAGTTGTTGGATAGATGCAATGCAAGAAGAGCTAAATCAGTTTACTAGAAATGCAGTCTGGGATCTTGTTCCAAGACCAACGCATCAATCAGTCATTGGCACTCGATGGGTCTTTAGAAACAAGCTCAATGAAGAAGGAACAGTGGTTAGAAATAAGGCAAGACTAGTAGCTCAAGGatacagacaagaagaaggaattgactatgacgaaacttaTGCACCAGTAGCTAGACTGGAAGCAATAAGAATATTCCTTGCATATGCTTCattcaagaacttcaaagtttatcaaatggatgttaagagtgcctTCTTGAATGGAAAACTTCAAGAAGAAGTTTTTGTTGAGCAACCACCAGGAttcacaaatcatcaattctcaGATCATGTGTATCATTTgaataaagctctttatggactGAAACAGGCTCCTAGATCTTG GAAAAATTccaaatga